Below is a window of Egibacteraceae bacterium DNA.
AGCTCAAGCGGTCGGCGGCCACCAGCGGGGCCGCGCACCCGAGCCTGGAGTCGGTCTTCATCACCCTGACCGGCCGCGAGCTGCGGGAGTAGACCGCCACGATGGGATCCGAGCCACCCGTGACCGATGCGCGTGAACGCAGCGTGCGGGCGGCGGCCTTCGGGGCGTTCGGCGGCATGCTCCTGCGCGACCTGCGGGTGCTCACCAAGGAGCGAGGCCGCTTCCTGGTGCGCACCATCAGCCAGCCGCTGCTGCTGGTGTTCGTGTTCACGTACGTGTTCCCGACCATCGGGCAGGGCGTGCGGGGCAGCGCGGGCCAGTCGTTCACCGACATCCTGGTCCCTGGCGTCGTCGCGATCGCCGTCCTCATCAAGGGCATACAGGCGGTCGCCCTGCCGCTCGTCCAGGACTTCGGCTACACCCGTGAGATCGAGGATCGGGTGATGGCCCCGCTGCCCGTCTGGGGGGTCGCGGTCGAGAAGATCGTCGCCGGCGCGGTGCAGGGCCTGCTCGCTGCCCTCATCGTGTTCCCGATCGTGCGCTTCGTGCCGGCCGAGCCGGTCAGCCTCGACATCAGCTGGCCGGTGCTCGTGGCCGTCCTCCTGCTCGCCCCCGTGCTGGCGTCCTCCGTCGGGCTGATGCTCGGCACGTTCGTGGAGCCCGACCAGGTGCCGCTCATGTTCAGCGTCGTGATCCTCCCGGTCACCTTCCTCGGGGCGACGTACTTCCCGTGGGCCGACCTCGGTCCGATCCCGTGGTTGCAGGTCGCGGTGCTGGCCAACCCGCTGGTCTACATGGCCGAGGGCTTTCGCATGGCGTTGACCCCGCAGTTCCCGCACATGGCCGCGGGCGCGGTCTTCG
It encodes the following:
- a CDS encoding ABC transporter permease, whose amino-acid sequence is MTDARERSVRAAAFGAFGGMLLRDLRVLTKERGRFLVRTISQPLLLVFVFTYVFPTIGQGVRGSAGQSFTDILVPGVVAIAVLIKGIQAVALPLVQDFGYTREIEDRVMAPLPVWGVAVEKIVAGAVQGLLAALIVFPIVRFVPAEPVSLDISWPVLVAVLLLAPVLASSVGLMLGTFVEPDQVPLMFSVVILPVTFLGATYFPWADLGPIPWLQVAVLANPLVYMAEGFRMALTPQFPHMAAGAVFAGLLACTLLAGYAGIKGFERRVLT